The window GAAGCTCGCGGTCATCAGGAGAGCGCCGGTGATCAGCACCCGGGTTCCGTAGCGCTCGGCCAGCCGGCGTCCGGCCACCGACGCCACCGCGAATCCGACGCCCAGCGGCACGAACACCACGCCGGTGGCCAGCGGGTCCAGGTGCAGCGCGGACTGGAGGTAGTACGTCAGGACCAGGAAGTAGCCCGCGTTGCCGGCGAAGAACACCGTCACCGTCGCCATGCTGGCCGGAAACCCGCGCCCGCGAAGGACACGAGCCGGCAGCAGCGGATCCCCGCCGCGCGCGGCCAGCCTGTTCTCGTAGCGGAACAGGCAGAACGTCAGCAGCGCGGCGGCGGCGAAGCAGAGCCAGATCCACGGCGGCCAGCCGTGTTCCGGGCCGAGCGACAACGGGATCAGCAGGATCGGCAGCACGGACGCGGTGAGCACCGTCCCCACCATGTCCAGCGGCGCGGCGACCTCGCTTCTGCTTTCCCGGACCGTCGACGGTGCGGCCAGCAGGATGAGCAGCCCGATCGGCACGTTGATCAGGAAGATCGTCCGCCATTCCAGCCCGGCGACGTCCACGTTCAGGAGCAGGCCGCCGCCGATCAGCCCGGCGACGACCCCGAGCCCGATCACCGACCCGTAGGCGCCGATCGCGCGCTGCCGGTCCTGTCGCCGGGCGAAGGTGCCCTGGATGATCGACAGCACCTGGGGCATCAGGACGGCCGCCGCCGCGCCCTGCAGGACCCGCGCCACGATCAGGAGATTCGCCGTGGGGCACACCGCGCACAGCACCGAGGCGACGGTGAACGCCGCGACGCCGTACTGGAAGACCTTCTTGCGGCCGAAGCGGTCGCCGAGTTTCCCGCCGGTCACCATGCCGGCCGCGTAGGCGATCACGTAGCCGTCGATGACGAATTGGATCTGGCCGAAACTGGCGCCCAGATCCGCTTGGATCGGCGGGCTGGCCACGTTCACGATGAACATGTCGATCTGGCCCATGAACGTGGCCAGCAGGACCACCCCGATCCCGGCCCAGTCACGAGGACTCGGCACGGTGGAGGGGGAGGTGTCCGCGACGGCAACCATTCTCGTCCTTACCTGGTCGTGTGCGCGCCGCCGTTGACCCCGAGGGTCTGCCCGGTGATGTGCCGGGCGCCGGCGGAAGCGAGGAAGTACACCGTTTCGGCGATGTCGACGGGAATCCCGGCACGGCCGGTGCAGGTCGCGTCGACCAGTTGCCCGGCCCGTTCGGCGGGGAGCTTGTCCCGGAAGAACTCGGTCTCCCGGATGTAGCCGGGCGCGACCACGTTCGTGGTGATCCCGCGGGCGCCGAGCCGCCGGGCGAGGTCGACGTTCCACGACGCCAGCCCTGCCTTGGCCGCGCCGTAGGATCCGGCGCCCTGATCGGCGGCGATGGACCCGATGTGGATCACCGCCCCGCCTTCGGCCAGCCTGCTCTCCACCGCGGTGGTGGTCAGCACCGCGCTGATCAGGTTGGCGTCCAGATTGGCCCGCCAGTGCGCGAGGACTCCGGCGAGCCCGTCCTGGTCGGGGAGATCGAAATCGGTGTTGCCACCGGCGTTGTTGACCAGTACGTCGATCGGCCCGTCCAGCTCGGCGAGCGCGGTGGTCACCTGTTCGGGATCGGTGCTGTCGCAGACGAGCGGCCGGACCGACGAGCCCAGCTCGGCCGCCGCCGAGACCAGTACGTCCTTGCGCCGTCCGGTGATGTGCACGACGGCGTCCGACGCCGCGAATCGCGCCGCCACGGCCCTGCCGATGCCGGTGCCCCCACCGGTGACCAGGATTGTCCGAGTCATCTAGCCTCCTTCGTGTTCGCCGGTCCAAACTCACGTTTAGGCCTAAATGATAGGCTGTGCGCCGAGCAGCCGACAACCGCGGTGGAGGTCTGGGATGAGTACAGCGTCCGAAATGGACCCCACGCCGGACGCCGCGGACGAGATCGAGGCGGCGTGGCAGCGCGAGCGGCCCGGAACGTCGACGGAGTCCATCGGCATCGTGACCAGGGTGTGGCAGCTCGCCAAGTTGTTCGGCGAGGACCGGCGCCGCGTCCTTCTCGACTCCGATGTCGATTCGGCCACCCTGGACCTGCTGAGCGTGCTCCGGCGCAGTTCCCCGCCGTACTCGCTGACGACCAGGGAGCTGGCGAGGTTGACCCTGGTCACGGCGGGAGCGATCTCTCAGCGGGTGGCCCGCGCGGAACGCGAGGGACTGGTCGAGCGGCACACCGAACCGCCCGGCCGGAGTGTGTACGTGACACTGACCCCGGCCGGGCACGCACTGGTGGAGCAGACCGTCGATCGGGTGCTGGAGCGGGAACTCGAACTGGTTTCCGGGCTGAGCGAAGAGCAGCGGGCCCAGCTCGCCTCACTGTTGCGGGTGCTGCTCGCCGAGGTCCAGAGCCGGTGCGACGATCACGGTGTCTCCCACGTCGGCGATGTCGGTACGGCGCTCTGAACCCGCCACGCCGGGGATTCAGAGCAACCGGGTGAAATGCCGGACGACCTGCTGCGCCTGAACCGGGTTCAGCCGGGGATCACAGGCGGACTCGTACCTGTCCAACTCCAGCGCGCCGGTCAGCTCGGCCGCCGTGCCCACGCATTCGGTCACCGGATCGGGGCTCACTTCGAGGTGGAGCCCGCCGGGGTGGACCCCGTGCTCTCGCAAGATCCGGCAGAAGTGCCCGACCTCGGCCTGGATCTCGGTCACCACCCGGGTCTTCTGCCCGGCCGCCGTCTTCCTGGTGTTGCCGTGCATGGGATCGCAGAGCCAGGTCACCTGCCCTGCCGCCGTGCCGAGCGCGGCCACCAGCGCCGGGAGCCTGCCCGCGATCTTCTCCGCGCCCATGCGGACGATGAGGCTCAGCCTGCCTCGGCGATGCCCGGTGGCCAGCCGGTCGACGATCGCGATCAGTTCCTCCGGGGTCGCGTTCGGGCCGATCTTCACTCCGACGGGGTTGGTGATCCCTTCGGCGAACGCGAGATGCGCGTGGTCGAGCTGCCGGGTGCGCTCACCGATCCACACCATGTGGGCCGAGGAGGCGTAGGTGCCGCCGCGGGCCTGATCCTGCCGGAGCAGCGCGTGCTCGAAATCCAGCAGCAGGGCTTCGTGGCTGATGTAGGTCGGCGCCAGCATCGAGCTGATTCCGCTGCCGCCTTCGGAAAGCAGCAACTGCCGCATGAACAACGCGTCCAGGCCCTTCGCCGTGAGGTCGTAGGCGGTCAGCATGCGCGCCGGATCGGCTCGCCTCGCCGCGGCGGTGGGACTCACGCCGTTCACCGCGTCGCCGCGGTAGACGGGGATTTCCGTGCCGTCCGGCAGGACTTCCGTAGCGCAGGAACGGGGTTTGGCGAACTGTCCGGCGAACCGGCCGATCCGGACGGTCGGCACTCCGGCGGATTCGGCGGTTTCGCAGAGGTGGTGCAGCTGGGAAGCCTTGGCCTGGACCCGGTGCCGCGCCGAGTCGGAGAACAGCTCGGCACAGTCCCCGGCCTGGATCACCACGGCTTCCCCGCGGGCCACGAACTCGAGTTCGCCTGCCAGCGCGTAACACGAATGCGCGTCGACGAGCGGCGGCCGGGCGCGCAATTCGTTCCGCACGGCGGCCAGCTCCTCCGGCGCGGACCAGTCGGGTTGGTGGGCGGCGGCGATTTCCAGCACTGCGTGGGGGAGCATCACGGTCTCCTGATGTGGTGGGTGGTGATCACGCGGGACGAAGGTCCGGCGGTTTCAGGCGCCGCTGTACCCGCCGGGCCAGCTCGATCAGCCGTTCTTCGCTGCCGGGCGGGCCGACGATCTGCACCCCGAGCGGCGCGCGGTTCACCCGGCTGAGCCGGGCGGGCACGGCGACGGCGGGCAATCCGGCGAAACTGGCGATCGGGGTGTACCCGATCCGCCGGTCGTAATCGGCTTCGCCAGGGGCGGGAATGGTGGTGGCCACGGGACGGCTGGTCCGCAGATCGGGCGGGGGAGAGGGATCCAGCGGCAGCAGCCAGGCGTGCGTGTGTTCACCGAAGCGGACGGCGTTCCGCTGACGGCAGGAGTGCATCGCGTCGAGGATCTCGGTGTACTGGCCGTCGGTCACCCGTGCGCCGACTTCCAGCGCCTGCTCGGTGCTTTCGTGCACCGGCACGGTGATCCAATGCCGCCACTGCCGGTAGCCGTCCCACGCCTGCCGCGCACACAGCTGCCAGGCGTCGCCGCGGCGCTGCCAGAGCTCGTCGTCCACCCGCAGGTCGGCCAGGTCGTGGCCGTCGTCGGTCAGCGCGGCGCCGACCAGATCGAGGGTTTCCAGCATCTCCGGGGCGCACGAGCCGTCTCGCACGTTGGCGGGCACGCCGATGCGGTACCGGGCAGGCGTTGGCCGCCCGGCCGAGCCGAGCAGGGATCCCATACCGAGGCGCTGCCACAGGAACGCGAGGTCTTCGGCGGTGCGCGCCACCCAGCCGACCGCGTCCATCGGCGGTGACAACGGGAAGATGCCGTGCAGCAGCCCCGGATCGTGGGTCATGCGCAAGCCGACGGTGCCGCAATGCCCGGCGGGCCACCGCACCGAACCGAGGACGTCCGTGCCCATCGCGAGATCACACAGATGGGCGGCGACGGAGACACCCGCGCCGGTACTCGAACCGGCGGGGTCGATATGCGGGAACCAGGGATTCACGCAGCCGGATCCGACGCCGATGTTCAGTTCGGTGCTCACGACCTTGCCGATCACCAGCTCCTCGACACCGGCGAGCCGGGAGAGCGCCCGTGCCGTAGCGGCCGGATGATGCCGGTAATGGCGCAGCCCCAGCGAAGTGGGCAGGCCGGCGACGTCGATGGTGTCCTTGACGCCGACGCGGATCAGCGGCGTGCCCGCGCTCGGCGTCCTCCTCGTGGTGACCGCCCGGTATCGCGCGTCGGCCACGGAGTACCAGGTTTCGTTCTGCTCCGCCCATTTCCGGTCGTCCCACTCGCCCCGGTCATGCAGACCACATCGTTCGGCGAGGGGCAGCTCCAGCAGATCGGGCAGTTCCGGCCGGTCGTCCGGGTAGGTGATACCGGCGTTCTCCGCGTAGCCGTTCAGCGACGAGGCGGGATCGGACGGGAGTGGCCGGGGCGCCGCGCTCATCGGCTCACCCCTTCCAGCGCCGCCACGGGTTCTTGCTGTGTGAGCGCGTACAAGGCGGTGACCGCGATCTTCCCGGTCGCGGTCCGGGGGATGCGCCGGACCTGGTGCATCGCGCGCGGTGGGGTGACGTCGTGCATGACCGTCCGCAGCCGCTCGACGAGCTGACGGCGGGAGAGCTCCCGATCGAGGCTGTAGAACAATTCGTAGTGCTCGGCGCGGACGGGATCGCGTACGGGCAGGCAGGCGACGTCCAGGCCGTCGACCGAGTTCCGCAGCGCGGTCGCGAGTTCTTCCAGGTTCACCCGCTCCCCGTTCACCTTGATCAGCGCCGAGGCCCGCCCGTGGAACTCGAACGAGCGCTCGTCACGGTGGATCACGTCGGGCAGCCGCCACGTTTCCGGCCGGACCGTCATGTCGCTGCGGCGGGCCAGCCGCGGGCTCCGGATGTGGAGCCACTGTCCGGCACTCTCACCGGGATCGGCGAACTCGACGTCGGGCAGGAGCCGCCAGCGCCCCGCCTCGGCGCCCGAGGGCGCGATGTCCCGGTACGCGATCCCGCCGGTTTCGGTCGACCCGAACAGCTCGACCGCGCGGAAACCGGTGCCGGACAACGCGGCCACTACCTCGCCGGTGGCCTGCACCGTCGGCCCGGTCCCGTGCAGGGCGACCGCCGAGGGCAGCTCCTCGAGCTGGCCGAGCAGATGTCGCAGCACCAGCCAGCTCGACGGCAGGCAGACGAACAGCGTCCGCTTCTTCTCCACCTCCGGTGGCAATCCGGTGGGCGCGTGGGTGAGGTGATGCACGGGAACGCCGCGGATCTCCGGCAGGACCTGCGCGAACAACCGGCCGAACAGATGCTCCACCGGCGCGAAGCTGACGATCTGCTCGATCTCGCCGACGAGTTCGTCCGCGATGAGCTCCGCCTCGACCCGCAGCTGGCCGGGGGTGCGCAGCCACACGGCTGGTGATCCCGTGTGCCCGGAGGTGCGGAACTCGATTTCCGTCGAGGTCATCGAGGCCCTCCGAACACGGCCTGGTCTTCCAGCTGGGAGTGGACGAATTCGGCGATGCGGTCCAGCTGCGCGAAGGTGTAGCGGACATCGTGTTCGACGAAGTCGACCTCGATGTCGAATTCCTTTTCCATCGCGGTGACGCATTCCATCGCGCCGAGGCTGTCGTAGCGGTCACCGAGCGTTTCCGGGAGTGGCGCGTCGGCGGGCAGGTCGTCGATCTCCGGGCCGAACAAGGCGGCCAGTACGGCCCTCGTCCGGGTCTGCAGGGTTTCGAGGGTGGGCACGGAGGATAAGGTCATCGGTTTCCCCTCAGTGTGGCGTCCGCGCGACGGAGTCGTCCCTCGGCGCCGAAGTACACGGATTCCTTGGGTGTGGGCCGGAATTCCAGGTAGAAGAACGGAGTTCCGGTGGTCATGCCGAGCGAGTCGGCGAGTACGGCGGCCAGTTCCTCGTAGAAGGCTTCGTCCCGTCCGACGGACACGCAGCAGACGACGCTCGCGTGGTGCAAACCTTCGTCTTCGTGCGGAAGGGCTTCGATCGGCAGGCCGCCGACGAACACCGTGCCCTCCTCGGTCCGTTCGAACCGCACGACCACGTGCCTGCGGTCGCTGTCGTGTTCGGCGAACCACCGGGTCAGCCGGACGGCGATGGCCCGGCGTTCCACAGTGGACAGCGCCGTCGTGCGAATGGTGATGGTGGGCATGTTTTCCCCAGGATGGAAGGATTTCCCTCAGGACAGGGTGAGCGCGGGAAGGTCCGCCCGCCGCCCGGCGCTCCGTTCGCGAAGCAGCGCGCCGAGACAGTCGGCGAGCACTCCGCCACCGGTCGGAGCGAGCGGCGTCCACCCGGTGCCGTCCGGCCGGGTGAGCCGGTCCAGGAAGACGTTCAGCCGGGTGAAATCCACGGGAAGCCGCTGCCGGTCCGCGGTCACCACCGCTTCGTAGGTGCTCAGCAGATCCGGCATCCGCGAACCCTCGTTGGCGAATCCGCCGCTGCGCACCCGGTGCCGGTCGAGCAGGCCGGCCAGTTCGCCGGGCGCGGTCCGGCCCAGTTGTTCCAGGACCCGCGACGCCTGCAACCCGGCCCGGAGCGTGGGAAGCGCGCCCGGCACGTGCCGATACCCTTGTTCGTCACGGCAGCCCAGGACGAACTCCGCCAGCCGCTCGGCGGACAGCACTTCGGCGACCGGGATCCCGAGCAGCCGCAAGGTCTCCACCGCCGCCGCGGTGGAGACCAGATCCGATCCGCGGCCTTCCCAGTAGCCGAACCCACCGTCCGGGTTCTGCAGCATCGCCAGCCAGTCCGCGATCTCGCGCGGCGCGGCGGGATCGGCCACGGCCGCGCCCGCCGCGATCGCCCAAAGCGTGCACCGCACTTCGCTGCCGCGGGCGGGCATGTACATGACCCCGCCCTCGTTCGGCAGACGGCAGCCTGCCAGCCAGGTACGCCACTCGTGCTGTCGCGGGTCGTCACCCGGCGACAGCAAGGCGGTGGCCGCGGTGCTCAGCGCGTCCCCGGCGTGTTCCGGTTCGCGATAGGTGAACCCACCGGAGGGGCAGGCCAGCTCGCGCAGCCGGTGGAGTACCGGGCCGGCGTGCGGGCCGGTGTCCGCGCCCAAGGCCCGCAGCGAGCCGATCGCGCAGAAGGAGGCCCAGACGTCGGCGACGTCGTAACCGGCCCATCGGACGAACGCGCCGTCGGGCGACCGGCGGTCGAGGATCCAGTCGAGACAGCGTTGCCGCTCGGCCGGGGCCGAGCCCAGCGTTTCGAGCGCGGCCGTCGCCCGGTAGGTGGCCCACATGCACGGGGTGTCCGCCGACGGGCCGAACCGGAACCCGCCTTCGGCCTGTTGCTGCTCCCGCAGCCAGCGCACCAGCGCGGGACGGTCCCAGGGAAAGGGCGCATCCGGTTCCACGGCCCGTAAAGCCCGCCAGGACATCACGCCGTAGAAGCAGGCTCGGACGTCGGATGCCATCGTTCCGGCGTGCTCGGGCGACCAGCCGAGACCGCCGTCCGGCGCCTGCAGCGCTCGCAGCCAGCTCACCAGCCGATCCGGGTCGGGCGGGGCTTCCCGGCACACTTCCACCATGGTGCGCACCGAAAAATGCGTGGCCCAGACATCGGGGGCCTGGCCGGGCAGCATGGCGTACGCGGTACCGGACCAGGTCCGGCGCAGCCAGTCGAGTGTCGTGCCGAGCTTGGGGATCTCGGCACCGAGCTCGGCCATCGCCTGGGTGCAGTAGAACGTCGCCCACGCGTCGGACGCCATGCCCTTGCTCCAGGCGTAACCGCCGTCGGTGTTGCGGCGGCCGCCGAGGTAGTCCAGCGTGGCGGCGCGGCCGGGCAGGTCGGCGGTCCGATCCAGCCACGAGGCCGTGCGGACGGCGGCGTAGGTGCACCACAGATCCGCTTCACCGGTGGTGACGGCGCTCCCGATCGGTGCGTGGGGAGCGAGGCGCACGGTCATCCGCGCGCCCCCACTACCCGGAAGTTCGATCGTTTCCAGCTCTTCTGCGACGCCCCGCTCTTGGTACTGGCGGGCAACTGGTTGACGAAGAGTACTTCGTCCCATTCCAGGCCGAGCACCTCGCGGGAAGAGTGCTGGAGCCGGTCGGCCATCGTCGCTTCCCCCGCCCGGTCCCAATGCACGTCCCGTTCCAGGATCAACCGGGCGAACGCCCCCGGCGCGTCGGTCTCCATCAGGTAGCCGGTCGCCTCGGTCTCCCCGTAGACCACCTCTTCGACCGCGCGCACGGTGAGTTTCGCACCGCGTACGGCCACGGCGTCCGAACCGCGCCCGACGACTTCGATCACCGGGGCGTCGTCACCGCAGCCGCAGTGGGCACCCATCCGCACGTCGTCCCCGGTGTCCAGCCGCAGCACGCACCGGGCATGAAGGTTGAGCGGGGTGACCACGAGTCGTCCGGTGCCGCTTTCCGGTAGGGGGCGGACCGTTCCGTCGTCGTCGGCGAGTTCGAAGTAGTTGGTCGCGGTCAGCAAATGCAAGCGATCCCGGGTGCAGCCGGCGGCGAGGGTGCCGGTCTCCGTGCTGCCGTAGCTCGCGTCGAGTACGGAGGCGTCCCACCACCGGCCGAGACGAGTCCGGAACGGCGCGGTGCTGACTTCGCCGAGCAACATCATCCGGTGCACGTCGGCGCTCAGTTCCGCCAATAGCCCGCGTTGTTTGACCAGCCTGCTGAACTGCAGTGCCACTCCGGGCGCGGCGAAAACGGTGGTCGGCCGGAACGACCGGCACAGTCCGATCAGCCGGTCCCAGTCGGAGATCCCGGTCGCGAAGGGATAGGCCCGGGTGTGCGGTCGCCCGAGGTACTCGCAGACACCGACGATAAGGTCCGCCACCGGCACGATGTCCGAGGGCAGCATAATCAATACACGTTCATTTTCCGGCAACAGATCTCGCCATGCTTCCGCCACCGAAACGGTGTTCCAGATTATGTCCTCCGCCAACCTCGGCGTCGGCGTCGGCAGCCCGGTGGTGCCGGTCGTTTCATAATACTTCGCCGCCGCGTCGACCGAGGCCGCAAGGAATTCATGCGGGTTTTCCTTGAGGTGCCGCTTGCTGGTCGTGCCGAGTTCTTCGAACCTGGCGAAGGAGTACGCCGGCAGGCCGTCGTAGGCTTCGGTCTGTCCTGCGCGCCGCCAGGTTTCGGCAAGTTTTCGCAGGTAGAAGTCTTTTTCCGGCAGTCTCCGCTGCTGCTCGCGGATCTCGTTCCCTGCCTGCTCCATCAGCCGCAAGCGATCGCTGCTGTTGATGATCAAGGACAATTCCTCCCCAGGAAATAAAGCAATCGATGATCCGCTCGTGTCCCCATGGCGATTCAATCGCCGGTGGAGTTTAGCACTAAACACCGAACTGTCGCAAGTTGTCCTGCGAGCCATCGCCGGTCGTCCCAATCGCCGCCGACGTCACTCTGGTGGCGGTACGGGCCCTGTTGGGCGCTGAGTACAGTCCTCGCCAGATGAATTACCGGCAGTCGTCGGCGTGCGCTCGTCTGCACTATATCGCCGCCCTGGTCGGTGAAACACCCACTTTCGTTCGCCCGGTCGCGCCGAGCCAATAAGACGTGTCGCGAAGGTGAACGACTCATCGTGGCTGCGTACAGGCGAATCAAACAGACCCAGCATGCCTCTAAGACAGGGAGCGTCATGTGCGGAATCGCCGGCTGGATCGATCTCAGCCGTCCCACCGAGTGGAAGGAAGCGGATCTCGAACGCATGACCCGTACGCTGGTCCGCCGCGGCCCGGACGACGAAGGGCTGTGGGCGGACAGGCATGTGGGACTCGGCCACCGCAGGCTGGCCGTTCTCGACGTGCGCAGGGGCGTCCAGCCGATGATCGCGGGCTCGGCCGAGCAGCCCCACGCCGTGCTCTGCTACAGCGGAGAGGTCTACAACTTCCGTGAGCTGCGGTCGGAACTGGCGGCGCGCGGGCACGTCTTTCGAACCCACGGCGACAC of the Amycolatopsis lurida genome contains:
- a CDS encoding 3-deoxy-7-phosphoheptulonate synthase, with amino-acid sequence MLPHAVLEIAAAHQPDWSAPEELAAVRNELRARPPLVDAHSCYALAGELEFVARGEAVVIQAGDCAELFSDSARHRVQAKASQLHHLCETAESAGVPTVRIGRFAGQFAKPRSCATEVLPDGTEIPVYRGDAVNGVSPTAAARRADPARMLTAYDLTAKGLDALFMRQLLLSEGGSGISSMLAPTYISHEALLLDFEHALLRQDQARGGTYASSAHMVWIGERTRQLDHAHLAFAEGITNPVGVKIGPNATPEELIAIVDRLATGHRRGRLSLIVRMGAEKIAGRLPALVAALGTAAGQVTWLCDPMHGNTRKTAAGQKTRVVTEIQAEVGHFCRILREHGVHPGGLHLEVSPDPVTECVGTAAELTGALELDRYESACDPRLNPVQAQQVVRHFTRLL
- a CDS encoding MarR family winged helix-turn-helix transcriptional regulator, producing the protein MSTASEMDPTPDAADEIEAAWQRERPGTSTESIGIVTRVWQLAKLFGEDRRRVLLDSDVDSATLDLLSVLRRSSPPYSLTTRELARLTLVTAGAISQRVARAEREGLVERHTEPPGRSVYVTLTPAGHALVEQTVDRVLERELELVSGLSEEQRAQLASLLRVLLAEVQSRCDDHGVSHVGDVGTAL
- a CDS encoding MFS transporter, yielding MVAVADTSPSTVPSPRDWAGIGVVLLATFMGQIDMFIVNVASPPIQADLGASFGQIQFVIDGYVIAYAAGMVTGGKLGDRFGRKKVFQYGVAAFTVASVLCAVCPTANLLIVARVLQGAAAAVLMPQVLSIIQGTFARRQDRQRAIGAYGSVIGLGVVAGLIGGGLLLNVDVAGLEWRTIFLINVPIGLLILLAAPSTVRESRSEVAAPLDMVGTVLTASVLPILLIPLSLGPEHGWPPWIWLCFAAAALLTFCLFRYENRLAARGGDPLLPARVLRGRGFPASMATVTVFFAGNAGYFLVLTYYLQSALHLDPLATGVVFVPLGVGFAVASVAGRRLAERYGTRVLITGALLMTASFLPMPFIVQTGAGTQAIALAVTIGLSGIGQGLVVSPLVGIAMAQVPADLTGAGSGVLNTVTQAAMAVGIAGIGTVYRAALGRNPQDTASIPAAEFGDAFVVTCAVLAMLAVATAVLSWVLGRSRTAAEL
- a CDS encoding AMP-binding protein, whose product is MTSTEIEFRTSGHTGSPAVWLRTPGQLRVEAELIADELVGEIEQIVSFAPVEHLFGRLFAQVLPEIRGVPVHHLTHAPTGLPPEVEKKRTLFVCLPSSWLVLRHLLGQLEELPSAVALHGTGPTVQATGEVVAALSGTGFRAVELFGSTETGGIAYRDIAPSGAEAGRWRLLPDVEFADPGESAGQWLHIRSPRLARRSDMTVRPETWRLPDVIHRDERSFEFHGRASALIKVNGERVNLEELATALRNSVDGLDVACLPVRDPVRAEHYELFYSLDRELSRRQLVERLRTVMHDVTPPRAMHQVRRIPRTATGKIAVTALYALTQQEPVAALEGVSR
- a CDS encoding prenyltransferase/squalene oxidase repeat-containing protein, coding for MTVRLAPHAPIGSAVTTGEADLWCTYAAVRTASWLDRTADLPGRAATLDYLGGRRNTDGGYAWSKGMASDAWATFYCTQAMAELGAEIPKLGTTLDWLRRTWSGTAYAMLPGQAPDVWATHFSVRTMVEVCREAPPDPDRLVSWLRALQAPDGGLGWSPEHAGTMASDVRACFYGVMSWRALRAVEPDAPFPWDRPALVRWLREQQQAEGGFRFGPSADTPCMWATYRATAALETLGSAPAERQRCLDWILDRRSPDGAFVRWAGYDVADVWASFCAIGSLRALGADTGPHAGPVLHRLRELACPSGGFTYREPEHAGDALSTAATALLSPGDDPRQHEWRTWLAGCRLPNEGGVMYMPARGSEVRCTLWAIAAGAAVADPAAPREIADWLAMLQNPDGGFGYWEGRGSDLVSTAAAVETLRLLGIPVAEVLSAERLAEFVLGCRDEQGYRHVPGALPTLRAGLQASRVLEQLGRTAPGELAGLLDRHRVRSGGFANEGSRMPDLLSTYEAVVTADRQRLPVDFTRLNVFLDRLTRPDGTGWTPLAPTGGGVLADCLGALLRERSAGRRADLPALTLS
- a CDS encoding phenylacetate--CoA ligase family protein, which encodes MARRTTCDSSVFSAKLHRRLNRHGDTSGSSIALFPGEELSLIINSSDRLRLMEQAGNEIREQQRRLPEKDFYLRKLAETWRRAGQTEAYDGLPAYSFARFEELGTTSKRHLKENPHEFLAASVDAAAKYYETTGTTGLPTPTPRLAEDIIWNTVSVAEAWRDLLPENERVLIMLPSDIVPVADLIVGVCEYLGRPHTRAYPFATGISDWDRLIGLCRSFRPTTVFAAPGVALQFSRLVKQRGLLAELSADVHRMMLLGEVSTAPFRTRLGRWWDASVLDASYGSTETGTLAAGCTRDRLHLLTATNYFELADDDGTVRPLPESGTGRLVVTPLNLHARCVLRLDTGDDVRMGAHCGCGDDAPVIEVVGRGSDAVAVRGAKLTVRAVEEVVYGETEATGYLMETDAPGAFARLILERDVHWDRAGEATMADRLQHSSREVLGLEWDEVLFVNQLPASTKSGASQKSWKRSNFRVVGARG
- a CDS encoding amidase family protein, translated to MSAAPRPLPSDPASSLNGYAENAGITYPDDRPELPDLLELPLAERCGLHDRGEWDDRKWAEQNETWYSVADARYRAVTTRRTPSAGTPLIRVGVKDTIDVAGLPTSLGLRHYRHHPAATARALSRLAGVEELVIGKVVSTELNIGVGSGCVNPWFPHIDPAGSSTGAGVSVAAHLCDLAMGTDVLGSVRWPAGHCGTVGLRMTHDPGLLHGIFPLSPPMDAVGWVARTAEDLAFLWQRLGMGSLLGSAGRPTPARYRIGVPANVRDGSCAPEMLETLDLVGAALTDDGHDLADLRVDDELWQRRGDAWQLCARQAWDGYRQWRHWITVPVHESTEQALEVGARVTDGQYTEILDAMHSCRQRNAVRFGEHTHAWLLPLDPSPPPDLRTSRPVATTIPAPGEADYDRRIGYTPIASFAGLPAVAVPARLSRVNRAPLGVQIVGPPGSEERLIELARRVQRRLKPPDLRPA
- a CDS encoding acyl carrier protein, translated to MTLSSVPTLETLQTRTRAVLAALFGPEIDDLPADAPLPETLGDRYDSLGAMECVTAMEKEFDIEVDFVEHDVRYTFAQLDRIAEFVHSQLEDQAVFGGPR
- a CDS encoding SDR family NAD(P)-dependent oxidoreductase — encoded protein: MTRTILVTGGGTGIGRAVAARFAASDAVVHITGRRKDVLVSAAAELGSSVRPLVCDSTDPEQVTTALAELDGPIDVLVNNAGGNTDFDLPDQDGLAGVLAHWRANLDANLISAVLTTTAVESRLAEGGAVIHIGSIAADQGAGSYGAAKAGLASWNVDLARRLGARGITTNVVAPGYIRETEFFRDKLPAERAGQLVDATCTGRAGIPVDIAETVYFLASAGARHITGQTLGVNGGAHTTR